The Dreissena polymorpha isolate Duluth1 chromosome 8, UMN_Dpol_1.0, whole genome shotgun sequence genome includes the window GGGTTTAACATAACCAGTTTATATTTTGTTCACATGGTTATAACCAATTACAATGCACTTGACATTTGTCATGCTCTTTGTTCTTATAGCTTGGCTGGCACTTAAAATTgctaaaacacatgcattaaccagCATGAGCCCTAGACAGGCATGCATGAGAATTGTAAATAATGTCTGGTAATATAATAAGAGATGAATACTAAAAATATACACAATTCAAATGCTGTAATATCAATTGAAAAAATGAAATAAGTTCATACAAGTCCAGTTGCCTTTTCTTATTTGAAGATACATTATGAATGTTGTCAATAATTGTTGGTTTTGCTTGGCTTTTGATTTGCAATTGTGTAGTGCCTTGATATAGGCTTGAAAAGGACATTTTTTCCGCAACTGTTTCTCAAATTACCTTAGGCTAGCTAAGGCTCCTTGAAGTTGGTAAGCTTTAACCATGTTAAAAAGATAAATTGACTTGATGAagtataaatattgaaaaaaataaaaaaattcctaATTTACGCTGATAAAAACTGTGTGCTGGGTCAATGATGGCGAGCTAAAACTACCATAAACTAATTTCAGCATGGAATGTATGCTTAAAAGACTAAGCAAGTGCAAGTTATGGGAATTAGAGTCACTTGATAGCAACCGAAATAAACtcaataacaaattaaaatacaatacattaatACTCCAACAACAATATGGAAATTGATGCataagaaaagcaaaaaaaaatcctaGAAATTATCTGGGCTGGTTTACAAAATGGCTGGAGGAGTGACATGCAAAGAGGGTCTAAGTAAGTAATTGCTgccagtttttagctcacctgtcacaaagtgacatggtgagcttatgtgaccatgtgatgtctggcgtcctttgtgtgtgcgtacgtgcgtgtgtgcgtgagtccgtcaacaatttgtttgtgtagacagtagaggtcacagttttcatccaatctttatgaaattctgtcagaatgtatatcatgatgaaatctggcttgtgattgtatttgggtcatcttgggtcaaaaactaggtcactaggtcaaataatagaaaaaccttgtgtagacaatagatgtcgcagttttcatccaatttttatgaaattaggtcagaatgtttatcttgatgaaatctgggttgggattggtcatctggggtcaaaaactaggtcactaggtcaaatatttgaaaagtcatcaacaatttgtttgtgtagacagtagaggtcacagttttcatccaatgtttatgaaatttggtcagaatgtttatcttgatgaaatctgggttgggattgtatttgggtcatctggggtccaaaactaagtcactaggtcaaaaactaggtcaaataatagaaaaatcttgtgtagacaatagaggtcgcagttttcatccaatctttatgaaattttgtcagaatgcttatcttgttgaaatctggcttgggagtgtatttgggtcatctggggtcaaaaactagttcactaggtcaaaaactaggtcaaataatagaaaaaccttttgtagacaataaaggtcgcagttttcatccaatctttatgaaatttggtcagaatgtttatcttgatgaaatctgggttgggattgtatttgggtcatcttgggtaaaaactaggtaactaggtcaaataatagaaaaaccttgtgtagacaatataggacacagttttcatccaatcttcatgaaatttggtcagaatgtttgtcttgatgaaatcaaGGTTGGGAtggtatttgggtcacctggggtcaaaaactaggtcaatgggtcaaatattagaaaaaccttgtgtagacaatagaggtcacagttttcatccaatctttatgaaatttggtcagaatgtttatcttcatgaaaattggattgggcttgtatttggttagtcaggtgagcgattcagggccatcatggccctcttgttggaagaaaatgtaataaatgaccacaccccacactatacaccccctccactccacccctccttcctttgtgattgaaattgagataggtcccttcacctttaaaaagaaaaatagatgagcggtctgcacccgcaaggcggtgctcttgtttctttttaaGTGATAATTAAGGTTCATATTTCAATAACGCAATTACCGAcaattaattgttattaattaattcagTGTTTTTCATTATCACTAGATCAGTAAACTTAATCGCATTTACCGACAATTAATTGTTATAAAGTCAGTGTTTTCATCACTAGATCAGTAAACTTGAACCTTTGCTCAACCATAATTAAGTTTATCTTCATTATCGTAATTAATGAATCCATATTAGGTCTTTTTCTGTTTGGTAGTTGGGTCAGTTGGTGTTCAATAAATTCAACTTAAGCTCCTAATCATTGACGCTATAAGTGTTCTTCGTCTTTGTAATATGATACCGTTGCAAAAAAACGTCTTATATCGTGGCACAAAACTTAtgatatgggtctacgctgtttgccaaggccttccttctagacgctatgcataaatgggttaatcgcgCACTTTTGGCTTACTGTCCAATCAGTTTAGCACATTGTGCGCACATCGGCCAACATTCGCGATCGTTATTGTCTGGCAATGCAAAGCGCTAAATTAGtctcatatatacatgtatcataccCAGACACTCATTTAGTACAAAGTCCTATTGTCAACTCGCAATAGCGTCTGACCTTGATAATACATAACGTTAATAAATCGGCTTCTTtatgatatgagtcgcgttctgagaaaactgggcataatgcatgtgcgtaaaatgtcatcccagattagcatgtgcagtccgcttttatgatattttctgttttaagaaagtctcttatgagcaaaaatctaatttaggcggaaagtttcgtcccagatgagcctgtgcggcTTTGAGTTAAGTTCGAACGAAAGCCATCATCATAATCAGTTAAACGTTTCCTTTAATGTCGGCCCCGTAtcataattagttttttttcgtATAAATAATCGATgaaaaatattatgttaaatatattatgaaGAAAATCACGACTTTCATTAAATAAAGCCTGACTTGTGGTAAGATTGTGGTCCAAGCAGACCAGATAAAACTTTACTCGTGGTCGTACTGCTTAAGCCAATGCAAATTGATAAGTTGTTCCAGAGACGTAGTTATCTACGCCTCTGGTTGTTCTTAGGAATTAGTTCATCACAAAGGGTAGCGATCGAGTGAAAaaaatagtgtgttttgttttcaatatgaTCAGAGCAAAAAGCGAATAAAAAATACGTCTCCAAAATAGCCGTGTTCCGGAGGTTTTTTATGaaaagctttcagatatttagatgatatttggtatgtgagtctacctacacgACTAACAGATCAAAATCGAGTTTTGTTTCGGAActttgatttttggcgaagttatgaaCTTAGAACTTAtacattttctctataataaccgttttctggAGGGTTTTTGTACGAAACACCGACATATATTCAGCTGATTTTTTTGTATGCGAGTCTACACACATGACTTACATATGTtgtgtgagtttcgttccggtcctttgatttttgacgaagttatgggccttggacttaacaattttctttaaaataactgccgcgcggcttcaaagcgcagtggTGGGAATTGTTTTTCACAATGGAAGGTCTTATTAATATCTTACAATTATTTTTGTGGATTTCATTTTTGCCAAACCAGTTGCCTGTGTAATGCACTGAAAGCATTCCGGCGGCATTGCAGTCAGAAATAAAACTGTCAATCAAATTGTAACAAAACAATTTTGAGCAATTAAAGGAAAAAAGACGTTTCCGGTTGATACTTTCAACTTCCAAGGAAAGCTACAATTTAGTACAATTTACCGTTTAACGAAAACAATCTTCGTAAAGTATGAAAGCTTAGACATAATGAAATGGAGAAAAAAACTGCTCTACGAAATAAAAAACGATTTGAGGCAACATGGACACTGGAAGCGCAACACAaagtaaataacaatatttttattcacgCCAATATTAGAAATCCGATTAATATCTGCACCATTTGgttctataaaggtgaagatccgtaattatttaccgatttttaaatattattttcatattttatttataaaattatcaaaaaacattatatatatatatatatatatatatatatgctattggacattacaataaagaaatgagcaatacaacttgttttgagctcaaaataaagtgtcctccaagtcaattgtgtttacaaacaaaccgtttatttacatcgctgtttactcgggaaagagaaagtgaacgtgactcaggtcaccaaaaatatatcgatgatttttaacgttttccggtatttCTCAccaagtaggtctcttctaaatggtttaAACGTTTGTACTgaactaataagttactttctgctggcaaaaagttgtttaaaatagaattaaaattgaattttctttcggctgtTTTTAGCATgtgtcaccgctctgaggctacacatcacgttagttgcaaaaacgtaaacatttcttccaattatgaaacgggtatatcttccataattcttggcaacgttgtacctaagctgtgttatcagcagtttttatgcaagagtaactgaaatccggtaaaaatttgaccagttgatatgcataataatttatggatttgtcacctttatagagcctttaagatGAATACAGTGCGTGTGCGCATGTGCGCACTATGCCGCTTAAAGTGATACAATTGTCTTGAATCTGACAAAATGTGCCAAACTTTTTGTTTATACAAGTTTCAGATTAAAATGTATTAAGTGCCACTAAGCGGTTGTAATTGACGTCATGCCTCCGATTGGTTTAAACAAAGTCTATCACAAATGTATACATAGCCAATGCTATGGATAAAATAGTAATTGTCAATTGTATATATGACACAATTGTTGCAAAACAACTATAAAACAGATTTTATCCCTCAACGTGGTGGTGTATAAGCGaagtttatcaataaataaataaaaggtgAATGCCAACGATACAATAGTCATTCTCAATTCAAGCTAGAATCATTTCTCAGCATCACGTTGACATTTGGTGTGCACCTTTTCATTACACTTTTTCaccataattgttttattgtattcgATGCTAACCCCAACCGTTTTCAGACACCCCGACACTCTTGCCTTTTTCAAAACTTATTTAAAATCTTGTGGCGAGTGGAAGCAGGAAAAAGATGGTCAGCGTCGTTTGAGCGGCGATAAACGCCAGGAAAAAGAAAAAGTCGAGCATGCGCCCTACTTCTGGCCATTCCACTTCCGGTAGCGGCATGCTTTTGTCTTTATCGCAGCAACGGCAAACTTTGCAGCCGATTACTCGCACGATCATCTGCATCCAGTTTGGAACCTACAAACGAGAATGATGCTCGTTGGTAAATGGATTCCAGTTTTAGTGAAAACGTATTGATTTATAATTATGCACTGTTACTACAACCACCTCTTCCACTTCCAGACTCTTCttttacttcttctactactactattactactactactactactactactactactactactactactactactactactactactacttttactactacgacgacgacgacgactagtgCTGCGgctgcttttgttgtttttgttgttaatgatgatgatggtgtcactgatggtcgtggtggtggtggttgtgatgatgatgatgatgatgttgatgatgatggatatgataatgataatggtgGTGATCCTGCGTGTGGTGGtgttgaggatgatgatgatggtgatggtacACATTGTGTTGGTGGTTCGTGTTGTAGTGGTGGTggtcgtgatgatgatgatgatgttggtggtggtggtggtgatgatgatgatgataatgatgatcatgataattaagatgataatgaagatgatgatgatgatgagaaggagCAGGAAGATTTCGATTATCACTGTAAGTATTATAATGATCATGATACCTTTTACATTTTAATGcgcatgtaaaaaaaaacatgtataacctTGGTTCCCTCCGGCATGTGATATATTCTCAACATGAAAATGCACGTGATGTTGATGAAGACGCTGAAGCACATCATCAGGAACACGTAGATGCACAAGAGGCTCATGGGATTGGCTAATTCCGGTAGGAAGCTCATTGTCGTCTGCATCAGCACGATGAACGATAGGAAACAAGTTATGCAGAAACCTAAAATTGTAACATTCAGTGGATTCTTGTACATCAGCATAGTAATTACCGGAGCttcgctgtgggaaaatggggtttatgcatgtgcgttaagtgtcgcttaaaagagaattcctttaaacgaaaataacgTAAACGCGTTAAGTGTcaccctgattagcgtgtgcggactgcgcCGACTAATATCGGAAACGACGcttgacgcacatgtatttaaccccgTTTTTCCAGATCGAGTCTCAATTATAAGTCCTTGTATAACAGTTCCTTGTTTTCTTATTGACGGCAGCCGCGCTAAACGTGGATTAAGAAATGCTATGGAAGCGGCGTGCGCGACTTAGCAAACACTGAAGTTCGTGCGTTAACCAgatgaataaatataaacaaactacTCTGTGGTACCATACGGTCAATTGAACAGATGCGATTCTATTGGAGCGTAATTTTTAACTTTCTTATCAAGGCATGTATGCTTGCCAAAAACATAAAGCGCCTCTTAATTTTGGTTGAAGCTGACATATTGAAGCAAGCAACTCATTTGGAACCTGATGTATTGTGCAACCGCAGCCACTCGAATTATCGACACACAAACCTTTTCCCTTATCAAAACATAGACCGATCTAATGGGAATTGTAACTGATGGTATACCTATACGTTCGCCGCTCTCCGCCGGAAGTAGAAACACGAAGCCGTTCAGGAGTCCGAGAAGCAATATCGGAAGCCCGATGTTGAAGGTGAAATAGAGAGGCTCCCGCTGTATGGTGATCCGGAAGCGCACATTGTAGGCGTCATTGGAAACAAATGCCTCTGACTCAGTGCTGGAGAAATAGTGATGTGGCCATTGAATTGATTCATTCACAAGTTATAAATGAGttgtattctgagaaaactgggcttaatgcatgtgcgtaaagtgtcatcccagattagcctgtacagtccgcacaggctaatgagggacgacactttccgcataaacttgattttcggtaaggagggacttccttgaaactaaaaataccatagaagcggaaagtgtcgtccctgataagccagtgcgaactgcacaggttaatctggtacgacactttacgcacaaacattaagcccagttttctcagaacgcggctcagaATGGTGAACgtgtaatattgttaaaaatatatgacGCTTCTTTACATGGAAAGCAAATATACCATATAGGACATGTGTTCAAATATTCAAAGGATACCTGGatacacattaaaaatgttatatacatacaaatactttTTTGCTAATATTTACTTGTATGAAAGATATGAAAAAAAGTGtgttttgaaaacagtaaaaacgATTTCATACTAAAAATATGTGTCGTCggaaacaaacatatatatacgcattttaaaataacttataaatttaAAATCCCTAGCGGTAATAACAACCTGATAATTTTCCAGACACCGTTTCCCTCCGCGGCGGAAGTGTCCCACTCCGACGTGGGTACGATCAGCTTCACTTCGTCTTTTGTGTAGGCCCAGGCCGTGTATGTGACGTCACATACCTGGCGGTCAAACGGATAAAACGTCACATCCGGCTCGCACGAGGCTCGCAAAAGGACACGCGGCTCCCACGTGACATTAGCAGTGTAATTGCCGCTAGCCACTTCACTGAAGGTGTAACGAAGCTTGTACGTCGTGTCAGCGATATCTTTAACGGTATCGACGGCGTTGGTCAAAACCACTCTTGGCGACCATGCATTTTCGTAATCGATCAATACTGTTCCGAGAATGACCTCGGATTTGCCCCTTATTGGGGGTTGAATAATGTCCATCCACGACATTGACATACTTCCAGCAATGTCGATCTGACCCGCTACGGCATCGAACCCGTTGAGTGACGTCAACTTCATCGCCATATAGACGTAAACAGGTA containing:
- the LOC127840709 gene encoding acetylcholine receptor subunit beta-type unc-29-like is translated as MAMKLTSLNGFDAVAGQIDIAGSMSMSWMDIIQPPIRGKSEVILGTVLIDYENAWSPRVVLTNAVDTVKDIADTTYKLRYTFSEVASGNYTANVTWEPRVLLRASCEPDVTFYPFDRQVCDVTYTAWAYTKDEVKLIVPTSEWDTSAAEGNGVWKIISTESEAFVSNDAYNVRFRITIQREPLYFTFNIGLPILLLGLLNGFVFLLPAESGERIGFCITCFLSFIVLMQTTMSFLPELANPMSLLCIYVFLMMCFSVFINITCIFMLRIYHMPEGTKVPNWMQMIVRVIGCKVCRCCDKDKSMPLPEVEWPEVGRMLDFFFFLAFIAAQTTLTIFFLLPLATRF